In Pseudomonas hamedanensis, a single window of DNA contains:
- a CDS encoding NEL-type E3 ubiquitin ligase domain-containing protein, with product MSLNSVIPTDPPLTAIPHATDSLHAPYLEAAVPEWLIDASAQRKQALRQAGTSPPEWYTRASPQHRKAVDAAFKDSMAAQVRLDKTLSGLKDIDAFARPILTRALRKHHNVHADVDTTLLCLVRPLTLGIFNIEIDSFEVLKLPLLQAALHNFEARECVPGAYHRSSGFIHETATPGAYKPVKKNLKAHDFMRLCRKLNIGGKYQTYLNRFFYPTDPAAQTTLREHFIAAQKTALRAAAERALLENDIGPQDHAMILSVVNGEVNPRVGGKQVWFHDLGLMRERLVGCVLFTICEKNQPIDASILYVPNDPEHPLKRYTGTQMSDTLKRLLSARDPRQPQSADPTPYQRFFSQFMPYEKQPYYFSQFVRPRDDAPSGLLTTPWLKLVEITNPFGPLFKINERPPERTEYEPEPEPYAAVSLLPREDKSLWDENTDLWAYLYDQHRNKALADARSHAVPTRDVDIKARDAKLSALWELGMLGVNVLAAFVPGLGEVMMGIMVAQLLSETVEGVMEWSDGDKHAAKAHLVDVAENLALIALMAGAGAGFKKITAVAPEPVIEGLSPVTLPNGETRLWKPDLSGYESDVSFGDEVRPNEQGQYKIGDKTYLRQGGHFYQQIVDESTGQWRIRHPSEPNAYRPVIEHNGRGAWRQSLEHPMTWDRLTLLRRMGHVTDGVPASKLLMLADISGVSESTLRKMHLDHAPPPPELLDALRLFKAEAGARQMIEQLRGAAPIDHHYQYGLPLVTEMPRWPTGRALEVFKSAQSSAPSIRYGEHKQLPPHLAKPAIRLSRAQVLNGEMPARILESLEESEIRQLLGDEVSPRGTARAEAFRQQLADFAYSRQSAVFDSLYKGTEAVSARPRVVQRECPGLSDTAAQEVLDHASAAELARLDATGRTPLNILEEARWHARQGRQMRAFAGLRSEQLASADSRRLALHALERLPGWPPTLRLEVREGSPNGALLDHIGQPNAPIKRYLVKNGPVFQVFDDGGQALGSVPGEGDNFYSAIMHALPDDARTALGVPEVSASHVLQRNIIDAAQIYRRDAASLLAPQAKWFKPPMRLNAKLTGYYASGRGPGLNPHLARRVLALYPGPGQAQAFLIEQAGLSERDVLGVLTERRSEWHALNNTLEHWQAEPMGQRAEQQRVQFSRQIRAAWRNAPLAAQSAQAAEATRLSLVCDTPLPRLTQSFAHVRELSVRGSGMTDANADGFLTQFPGVTDLSIGDLEHGAGQPIVNHTPLTTLPEAVTRLSGLTRLRFTSHAPSLSADFAPRLRALTTLEELHIDYSGLDSTRLQSLDLTPLTGLRRLRIDAPNALWQWPGYVEQLEQLERLDLSRTAISSIPESMYSGHERLWAGLSLDWSHISPAAFMRAYEYVSSYSGPLGHLVDVDQMVSQYCLAELDAMALEPESVAALPEALNAAWPSAQARLAAIRQLRTEHEGIFAPFYPPVQADGWRTTTPRVLAVRGGNAEMLRALNNSWLGAVRQRYGLAADVATFEWPERGINLTSGAGVEPIRALASLPAGSFPHVRTLRLGGLDVPAAQARRFIRAFSATETLEISGNGFTELPFAGDDLPALTRLDASRNRLGPEVQAQIDRLQHIRYLNLSNNRLHTLDVSGLPELQALSLRATSLHTWPTGAENLPRLAWLDLRDNQIAELPQHVLSDPDLLLRSHFSGNPFNAAGQAAFAAAMQRIEQAQGLRRGTLARFAAEPLPAQFPPGETGASLAERLLPLPEPGPIAVGEAGFVTRLKRLDPLVTQALAERNVREWRAAGMSIEQIDAHISEWQHNFEALTRQLNDWLYTRERGIGTRRVTAQGRQIAAQRIREAWLTGLTIPPGRSYVELQLENLPIGDLPVLVTPLPRVVTLNLRGVGMTGQGANGFLAAFANLEVLNLSDNELALIPDAVLQMDQLVALHMQRCNLASATRLYPLLSNRLHRLYLGNNQLTAFTAPDLGVLDTLDLSDNRLSEWPTGALQAPRLHTLILSGNRIAEIPPNLFRGQYPNLVVGTDLSGNPNLSLTALQRLRHHTRMNQVNYALGVSRTEIDAMVDERIYGSGESSPEPDNVDIGAIVLPAEDVLSPVYDVSPRALEPWLADTPAHLIATRRAIWTQLAQEPGHERFFQLIRFLRLTEEFRQIPADLTHRLWDVMQAATENTELRELLFQGAETHGTCIDGRILAFSEMEVRVSVYRVLLDIPLNQPVRRGQALLRTSRQLFRLERVEALAEAQAAKPGSDPAEVRLSYRIGMTRGWEDGIELPGQPSHMAYDRPISGELQATTRASIMAAEQTDALLESMLSRDYWLTYLQENYQPEMDAIDAAVAEQRHQLSSEINDRLERGEIDNDLYDRQMVEAGFTTESLRVQSLIELTRRVVNDLQGLVAEHPGRDSPQPGPSWRP from the coding sequence ATGTCCCTCAATTCCGTCATCCCGACCGACCCACCGCTCACGGCCATCCCCCACGCCACAGACAGTCTTCACGCGCCATACCTTGAGGCGGCGGTGCCAGAATGGCTCATCGACGCTTCTGCGCAGCGAAAGCAGGCGCTCCGGCAGGCCGGGACAAGCCCGCCAGAGTGGTACACGCGAGCCTCACCGCAACACCGCAAGGCAGTGGATGCTGCTTTCAAGGACAGCATGGCGGCGCAGGTGCGACTGGACAAAACCCTGTCCGGGTTAAAGGACATCGACGCGTTCGCCCGGCCAATACTGACCAGAGCGCTGAGGAAGCATCACAACGTTCACGCTGATGTCGACACCACGCTGCTATGCCTCGTGCGTCCGTTAACTTTGGGCATTTTCAATATCGAGATTGATTCGTTCGAGGTCCTGAAACTGCCGCTGCTGCAGGCGGCGCTGCACAATTTCGAGGCCCGTGAATGCGTGCCCGGCGCCTATCACAGGTCTTCCGGGTTTATCCACGAAACAGCCACGCCCGGTGCTTACAAGCCGGTGAAAAAGAACCTGAAAGCTCACGATTTTATGCGGCTATGTCGCAAACTGAATATCGGCGGCAAGTACCAGACCTATCTCAACAGATTTTTCTACCCCACGGATCCCGCAGCGCAAACGACCCTGCGCGAGCATTTCATCGCCGCGCAAAAGACCGCGCTACGGGCAGCGGCCGAACGAGCGTTGCTGGAGAACGATATCGGGCCGCAGGATCACGCGATGATTCTTTCGGTCGTCAACGGCGAAGTAAACCCTCGGGTGGGCGGTAAACAGGTCTGGTTTCACGACTTGGGCCTGATGCGCGAAAGGCTGGTGGGCTGTGTGCTTTTCACGATCTGCGAAAAAAACCAGCCGATCGACGCCTCGATTCTTTATGTGCCCAATGACCCCGAACATCCGCTGAAACGCTACACCGGCACGCAAATGAGCGACACGCTCAAGCGCCTGCTGAGCGCGCGTGACCCACGTCAGCCGCAGAGCGCCGATCCGACGCCGTATCAGCGCTTTTTCAGCCAGTTCATGCCTTATGAAAAACAGCCTTACTATTTCAGCCAGTTCGTTCGGCCGCGTGACGACGCTCCGTCCGGGTTGCTGACTACGCCATGGCTGAAGCTCGTCGAAATCACCAATCCTTTCGGTCCTTTGTTCAAGATTAATGAACGGCCACCTGAGCGTACGGAATACGAGCCCGAGCCGGAACCTTACGCCGCTGTCTCGCTCCTGCCACGTGAAGACAAGAGCCTATGGGATGAAAACACCGACCTGTGGGCTTATCTCTATGATCAGCATCGGAACAAGGCACTGGCCGATGCCCGCAGTCATGCGGTTCCCACCCGCGATGTCGATATAAAGGCACGCGATGCCAAGCTCTCGGCGCTATGGGAACTCGGCATGCTGGGAGTGAATGTCCTGGCTGCCTTTGTCCCGGGGCTGGGGGAAGTCATGATGGGGATCATGGTCGCGCAACTGCTGTCCGAAACCGTTGAGGGCGTGATGGAGTGGAGCGACGGTGACAAGCACGCCGCCAAGGCGCATCTGGTGGATGTCGCCGAGAACCTCGCGCTGATAGCACTGATGGCCGGCGCAGGTGCCGGATTTAAAAAAATCACCGCTGTCGCGCCCGAACCGGTGATCGAAGGGCTAAGTCCGGTGACCTTGCCCAACGGCGAAACACGTTTGTGGAAACCCGACCTGAGTGGCTATGAGTCCGATGTCTCGTTCGGCGATGAGGTCAGGCCAAATGAGCAGGGACAATACAAGATTGGTGACAAAACTTACCTGCGCCAGGGCGGCCATTTTTACCAGCAGATCGTTGATGAATCGACGGGGCAGTGGCGGATCAGGCACCCCAGCGAACCCAACGCTTACCGGCCTGTGATCGAGCATAATGGCCGCGGCGCCTGGCGCCAGAGCCTGGAGCACCCGATGACCTGGGACCGCCTGACACTGCTGCGGCGCATGGGGCATGTCACTGATGGTGTTCCCGCAAGCAAGCTGTTGATGCTGGCCGACATCAGCGGGGTCAGCGAAAGCACCCTGCGCAAGATGCACCTGGACCACGCGCCGCCGCCTCCCGAGTTGCTTGATGCTTTGCGTCTGTTCAAGGCGGAGGCCGGGGCCCGCCAAATGATCGAGCAATTACGTGGCGCCGCACCGATTGACCATCATTATCAGTATGGCTTGCCGTTGGTCACCGAGATGCCGCGCTGGCCGACCGGGCGGGCGCTGGAGGTTTTTAAAAGCGCGCAGTCGTCCGCACCGTCCATCCGGTACGGCGAGCACAAGCAACTGCCCCCACACCTCGCCAAGCCTGCAATCCGGCTCAGTCGGGCGCAAGTGCTAAACGGTGAAATGCCCGCGCGAATTCTCGAGTCGTTGGAGGAAAGCGAAATTCGCCAACTGCTCGGCGATGAGGTTTCACCGAGGGGCACCGCCAGGGCAGAGGCCTTCCGCCAGCAACTCGCTGATTTTGCCTACTCGCGACAATCAGCTGTTTTCGACAGCCTTTACAAGGGCACCGAAGCGGTGAGTGCGCGCCCCCGTGTGGTTCAGCGTGAGTGCCCGGGCCTCAGTGACACGGCAGCGCAGGAGGTACTTGATCACGCCTCAGCGGCAGAATTGGCTCGCCTGGATGCGACGGGGCGAACGCCCTTGAACATACTTGAAGAGGCTCGCTGGCACGCGCGTCAGGGGCGCCAGATGCGCGCATTTGCCGGACTGCGCAGCGAGCAACTGGCCTCGGCGGACAGCCGGCGCCTGGCCCTGCATGCATTGGAGCGCTTGCCGGGCTGGCCACCGACGTTGCGTCTGGAGGTGCGCGAGGGCAGTCCGAATGGCGCGTTGCTTGACCATATCGGGCAACCAAACGCGCCGATCAAACGCTATCTGGTGAAAAACGGGCCTGTCTTTCAGGTCTTCGATGACGGCGGGCAAGCACTCGGCAGCGTCCCCGGCGAGGGCGACAATTTCTACAGCGCGATCATGCACGCGCTGCCCGATGATGCGCGTACCGCCCTCGGCGTGCCAGAGGTCAGTGCCAGCCATGTACTGCAACGGAACATCATCGACGCTGCGCAGATTTATCGGCGTGACGCCGCGTCACTGCTGGCACCGCAGGCCAAATGGTTCAAGCCGCCGATGCGGCTGAACGCGAAACTCACCGGCTACTACGCGAGTGGCCGTGGTCCGGGGCTGAATCCTCATCTGGCCAGGCGCGTACTGGCACTTTATCCGGGACCTGGACAAGCACAGGCGTTCCTTATCGAACAAGCTGGTCTCAGCGAAAGGGACGTTCTCGGTGTGCTGACTGAACGCCGCAGTGAGTGGCATGCGCTTAATAACACGCTTGAACACTGGCAGGCTGAGCCGATGGGGCAGCGGGCGGAACAGCAGCGCGTGCAGTTTTCCCGGCAAATCAGGGCTGCCTGGCGCAATGCTCCGTTGGCCGCACAAAGTGCACAAGCCGCCGAAGCGACACGCCTGTCGCTGGTGTGTGATACGCCGCTGCCGCGGCTGACCCAGTCCTTTGCCCATGTGCGTGAACTCTCGGTGCGCGGCTCCGGCATGACAGACGCCAATGCAGATGGGTTTCTAACGCAGTTTCCCGGCGTCACGGATCTATCGATTGGCGATCTTGAGCACGGCGCAGGCCAGCCGATCGTCAACCACACGCCGCTCACCACCTTGCCCGAAGCAGTCACCCGCTTATCCGGGCTCACCCGTCTGCGCTTCACCAGCCACGCGCCCTCACTGTCTGCGGATTTTGCACCCAGACTGCGCGCACTCACGACGCTGGAAGAGCTGCACATCGACTATTCAGGCTTGGATTCAACCCGCTTGCAGTCACTGGACCTGACGCCACTGACCGGGTTGCGACGGTTGCGAATCGACGCCCCCAATGCCTTATGGCAATGGCCAGGTTACGTTGAGCAGCTCGAACAACTTGAACGGCTGGACCTCTCGCGCACCGCAATCAGTTCAATACCGGAGTCGATGTACAGTGGGCATGAGCGGCTTTGGGCCGGGCTGTCGCTGGACTGGTCACACATCTCCCCGGCAGCATTCATGCGCGCGTACGAGTATGTGAGCAGCTACTCCGGTCCCTTGGGGCATCTGGTCGATGTGGACCAGATGGTCAGCCAGTATTGCCTTGCAGAACTGGACGCCATGGCCCTTGAGCCGGAGTCGGTGGCGGCATTGCCCGAAGCACTCAATGCCGCTTGGCCATCTGCGCAAGCGCGACTCGCGGCGATCAGACAGCTCAGAACGGAGCATGAGGGTATTTTTGCCCCGTTTTACCCACCCGTCCAGGCAGATGGCTGGCGCACCACAACGCCGCGGGTGCTAGCGGTCAGAGGCGGCAACGCCGAAATGTTACGTGCCCTTAACAACAGCTGGCTGGGCGCGGTTCGTCAACGTTATGGCCTGGCCGCCGATGTTGCTACGTTTGAGTGGCCTGAGAGGGGAATCAATCTCACATCGGGCGCAGGTGTCGAACCCATCAGGGCGCTGGCGTCGCTGCCAGCCGGCAGTTTTCCCCACGTGCGCACGTTGCGCCTTGGGGGGCTGGACGTTCCTGCGGCCCAGGCGCGCCGTTTTATCCGTGCGTTCAGCGCTACTGAAACCCTTGAAATCAGCGGCAACGGCTTCACTGAGCTGCCGTTTGCCGGCGATGACCTGCCTGCGTTGACGCGGCTGGATGCCTCGCGCAATCGCCTCGGCCCGGAAGTGCAAGCGCAAATCGACCGATTGCAACACATCAGATACCTGAATCTGAGCAATAACCGTCTGCACACGCTTGACGTGAGTGGCTTGCCCGAACTGCAAGCGCTGAGCCTGAGGGCAACGTCGTTGCATACCTGGCCCACAGGCGCCGAGAACCTGCCGCGGCTGGCCTGGCTCGACCTGCGCGACAACCAGATTGCCGAGTTACCGCAGCACGTACTGAGTGACCCGGATCTTCTGCTCAGGAGCCATTTCAGCGGTAACCCTTTCAACGCAGCGGGTCAGGCAGCCTTCGCAGCGGCGATGCAGCGCATCGAGCAGGCACAGGGGCTGCGCCGTGGCACGTTGGCGCGTTTCGCGGCAGAACCGTTGCCGGCGCAATTTCCGCCGGGGGAAACAGGCGCCTCCCTGGCTGAACGGCTGTTGCCGCTTCCCGAACCAGGCCCCATCGCTGTGGGCGAGGCTGGATTTGTCACGCGCTTGAAGCGTCTGGACCCGCTCGTGACGCAAGCGCTGGCTGAGCGCAATGTGCGAGAGTGGCGAGCGGCGGGGATGAGCATTGAACAAATCGATGCGCACATCAGCGAGTGGCAGCACAATTTCGAGGCGCTGACACGCCAGTTGAACGACTGGCTGTATACCCGTGAGAGGGGCATCGGCACACGCCGCGTCACGGCGCAAGGTCGGCAGATTGCAGCGCAGCGCATCAGGGAAGCCTGGCTCACCGGGCTGACGATCCCTCCCGGCAGATCCTATGTGGAGTTGCAGCTGGAAAATTTGCCAATCGGCGATCTGCCCGTGCTGGTAACGCCGCTACCCAGAGTCGTGACGTTGAATCTGAGGGGCGTGGGGATGACCGGGCAGGGCGCCAACGGGTTTCTCGCTGCATTCGCCAACCTTGAAGTGCTGAACCTCAGCGACAATGAGCTGGCGCTGATACCTGATGCGGTGCTGCAGATGGATCAGTTGGTCGCACTGCACATGCAGCGCTGCAACCTTGCCAGCGCGACGCGTCTTTATCCTCTGCTGAGCAACCGCCTGCACAGACTTTATCTGGGCAATAACCAGTTAACCGCGTTTACCGCGCCTGACTTGGGCGTCCTTGATACCCTCGATTTAAGCGATAACCGCTTGAGCGAATGGCCCACGGGGGCCTTGCAAGCACCGCGCTTGCACACGTTGATTCTGAGTGGCAATCGCATCGCGGAAATTCCCCCAAATCTCTTTCGTGGCCAATACCCGAACCTGGTTGTCGGTACTGACCTGTCCGGGAACCCCAACTTGTCACTGACCGCACTGCAGCGCCTTCGGCACCACACCCGAATGAATCAGGTGAACTATGCGCTGGGCGTTTCTCGCACCGAAATTGACGCGATGGTCGATGAGCGCATCTATGGCAGCGGCGAGAGTTCTCCAGAACCCGACAACGTTGACATTGGCGCAATCGTCTTGCCTGCCGAAGACGTTTTGTCACCCGTCTACGATGTCTCGCCCAGGGCACTTGAGCCATGGCTGGCTGACACACCTGCCCACTTGATTGCGACGCGCCGCGCGATTTGGACGCAGTTGGCGCAAGAGCCGGGCCATGAGCGTTTTTTTCAGTTGATCCGGTTCCTGCGGTTAACCGAGGAGTTCCGGCAGATACCGGCCGACCTCACACATCGACTATGGGATGTCATGCAAGCGGCGACTGAAAACACCGAGCTGCGAGAGCTGCTGTTCCAGGGTGCCGAGACCCATGGCACCTGCATCGACGGGCGGATACTCGCGTTCAGTGAAATGGAAGTGCGGGTGTCTGTCTATCGCGTCTTGCTCGACATTCCGCTGAACCAACCCGTGCGCCGAGGGCAGGCGCTGTTAAGGACCTCGCGGCAGTTGTTTCGCCTGGAAAGGGTTGAGGCACTGGCCGAGGCGCAAGCCGCGAAGCCGGGCAGTGATCCTGCGGAAGTGCGCCTGAGTTATCGCATCGGGATGACCCGTGGCTGGGAGGATGGCATCGAGTTGCCGGGACAACCCTCGCATATGGCTTACGACCGTCCGATCAGTGGCGAGCTTCAGGCGACAACCCGGGCTTCGATCATGGCAGCGGAGCAAACCGATGCACTGTTGGAGAGCATGCTGTCGCGCGATTACTGGCTCACCTATCTGCAAGAAAACTATCAGCCGGAAATGGACGCAATCGATGCCGCCGTCGCTGAGCAGCGCCATCAGCTCTCAAGCGAGATAAACGATCGGCTGGAAAGAGGGGAGATCGATAATGATCTATATGACCGGCAGATGGTTGAGGCGGGCTTTACCACTGAGTCCCTGCGGGTACAGAGCCTTATAGAATTGACCCGTCGAGTGGTCAACGATCTGCAGGGTCTCGTCGCGGAGCATCCGGGTCGTGATTCACCGCAGCCGGGCCCTTCATGGCGGCCGTAA